The genome window ATCCTTAACTCCTATACTTCTAGATATGCCTGTCAGTTCCAAACTTATTGATATAAATAGGAGTTACGCACTTGCAATTGGATTCAATGACAGAATAGGGTTGGCAAGATAAGAACGGATTGCTCCTCGAATTATAGAGATCTTTGTCTCGTACCAGCTTATGCCTGTCCTCAACCTGTGCATC of Nitrososphaerales archaeon contains these proteins:
- a CDS encoding IS701 family transposase produces the protein MHRLRTGISWYETKISIIRGAIRSYLANPILSLNPIASA